Part of the Chlamydiota bacterium genome is shown below.
AATATTTTAATCTTCCATTTTCTAATTTATCGATAGTTTTCTATTTTTAGACCATTTTCTGAAAATAAAGTCAATGTTTTTCAAAACAAAATCAATTTTGTTTAAATTTTTGGAAATCTTTAATCACTATATTGCCTGGTTTGTGCCGGCGTAACATTAGTGCTTGAATTTCTTTGACTGCTACTTTCAAAATAAGGCTAAATTCTTTTTCTGTTTATTTTTTCAGCGTATTACCATCGAAATTAAACAATGCGAATCTTTCGGCACTTTTTGTACCGACTCTTAGAAATTTTCGAAACGTTTCAATCAGCCTGATAAGATATTCTGAGTATTTTGCCATAAAGAAAAAGAATAGCGTTTTTCACTTTAATTTCGAACAAAGTTCATTAGGTGGGTAAAATTTTTTTCCACTTTTTTTTAAAACCGACATTATACAGTAAATTCTGTTTAGAAGAGGAGCGAAAGGGACGAGATATAAGGATAACGATGACATCCAACTCCATGAGAGTTGGATTAGAGTCAAGACGCCGTAGATTGTTTCTTGCAGCTTTTCTTTGAATGGAAGGTAATGCATAACATCAGTTTTTAATTTTTTAAAAAAATTATTTTGATAGTATTGGGAGGTTAAACCAACCTTAAGGGGAAACTATGAATTTATTTTGGGCAGTCATTATAGCAACAGTTATCTATATGGTTGTAGGAATGTTTTGGTATAGCCATATGTTTTTTGGAAAATCATGGGAAAAAGCAAATAAAATTACCGCAAAAGATAAGAAAGGAGGAATGGGCAAAGGTTTTATTGGTGATGTGATCATTGGACTTGTCATTTCTTACTTTTTAGCCTGTTTTATTAGTAAATATGGCCACTTTACATTTATGGGGGGAGCTACAATCGCATTTTGGCTCTGGCTTGGATTTGTGGCCACAACCCAACTATCTGGTGTTCTCTGGTCAAAGAAGCCTTTTAGCGTGTACCTTGTAGATGTAGGATGCTATTTAGTGACATTTATCCTTATGGGTGGTGTGCTTGGCGTGCTTATAAAATAAGTTATGGAGCGAGTTGTGTGGGAGGAACTTCCCATCCGCCTCCAAAGGCTTTATACAAAGCGATCACCTCTTGTGTGATCGCTTTTTCTATTTGTAATTTTTGGATTTGCGTTTCGTAGGTTTTTTGCATTGCAGTAAAAGTATTAAGACCGTTTTCTAGTCCCGTATCAAAGCGATCTTGATAAAGTGCGAATTTTTTTTGTTGAAACAATAGCGCTTTTTCTACTGAAAAAAGTTTTTCTTTTTCTTTTGTGAAGGTAATAAGATGATCTTCAACTTCCCTGGTCGCATCTTGGATTGTTTTTTTGTATTCTAAAACTGCTTGTAAATAGCGCTGATTGTTTGCTTTGATATTAGCTTTAATTTTACCACCATGGAAAAGGGGAGCTAAAAGATTAATTCCATAGGACCAAAATGTGGATTTTGCAGAATAAAGACTTGGAAATAGGTCAGATTCTCTTCCATAAGATAGAGGAATAGAAAACGAAGGAAATAGTTCTTTTTTTGCGGCGCTTAAATTGTTGAGCGCTGCTTGTATCAAGAGTTCTTTTTCTAAAATATCAGGGCGTTTTTTGAGCAGAGTGGAAGGGAAAGAGAGTGGCAAGATGTGTAAATTTTTCGGCAGGGATTTAGGTTCTAAAAGCCACAAAAGTGTGTTGGGATTTTTAGAAGTGAGCGTAGCAATTTGATAGATCAATAATCTCTCTTCTTTTTCTACTTGATAGAGTTTTTCTTCGAAAGTTGTTGTTAAAATTTGTGCTTCTAAAAAATTCAGCTCATTTTCAAAACCTGCACAAAAGCGCAATTTTTGTAGTTCAGTAATTTTTTTTACAACATCGATCAAATGGCAAAGGATGTGCTTTTCTTGTTGCGTGTAGCGAAGTTCTAGATAAGCGCTTGCTAAATCTGCAAAAACAATCACTTGCGTCATGTTTTTGGCGTAATTGAGAGCTTTCATCTCGTACAATTTGGCTCTTGTGGCATCTTGAATTTTTCCCCAAAAATCCAGTTGCCAGATCGCATCAAATCCAAATTGAAAAAAATTTACTTTGTTGTTGAAGGCGGTGAGCAGAGGAATAAAAGGATCTGATGGAGAAACGCGTGATTGAGAAACTGCTCCTTGAAAATCTAATTGAGGATAGAGCTCACTTTTTTTTATCAGGCGTTCGAATCTTGCAGTTTCTACCTGTTTTTTTGCAATTTGAAGATCAAAATTTTGCAAATAGGCCATTTCGATCAAACGATTCAAATCCCAATCCTTAAATGTTTTCCAAAAGTGCACATGCATATTTTCTGATTCGACAAGATAATCCACCCAACTTTGCTGCAAAGCCACATCCTCTTTGGTTATTTTTGGTGCCGAACAGCTCAAAAAAAGACATAGCCATAGGTATCTAATTTTCATACTTCTCGCTTGTTTCAATATCTACATCGAGTTGTTGACCGACGTAAATGGGATAGTGGTTAGGTTCAAAAGAATAGATCAGCTGCAAAACACGTGTATCAACTCTTTCGGAAACATCTGAAGTCAGATTGACCTTGGGGATGATATAAGGGTCAATACGTACAAAGGTCAAAGGGATTTGTGTGAAGGGATCGCCTCTTGGATAGCCAATGGCTCTTTTATCCGTTTCTAAACGCCATACATCAAACTCATCGATATCCACTCTGACATGATAAGTATCGACAGCTCCCATAACAATGAGTACACTTTGCTCAGAAGAAGCGCTGGCATATTCTCCTTTTAAAGTGTTGACTTGTAAGATGGTGCCATCAATAGGAGCTCTTACAGTGTATAAATCGATGCGTGTTTTTAAATCTGAAATCTTTTTTTCACTCTGCAAGATTTCTTTTGCCAAAATTACAAGGTCAGATTCAATTCTTTTGACCTGAAAAGCGCGAGTTTCAAATGCTTCTTTAGAAAGTGAAGAAGTGTGTTTAAGTTGTTTTGCACGCGTTAACTGATCTTGTGCTTCTTTAAGATCTATGTGTGCTTTTTGGATTTGGGCTTTTAACACATCGATTTGTGTGAGTTCAAATGTGAGTTCGCTTTTTAGTTGCGTGTCATCTAGACGAAAAAGAGGATCATCTTTTTTTACTTTGTCATTGACGTGGATATAGATATTTTCCACAAGTCCTGAATAGAGTGTACCCATTTCAATATTGCGTGAGCTAGCTTCGATAATTCCAGCACCTGCAACAAACGTTTTAAAAGGTGGTGTTTGAGGTTCGTAGAGGGGATCTGCGGGTGTGAGTTTTTGCGCGCCAGAATAGACCATGAAAATGCCGAGCAAAATTCCACAGCCTGCTAAAATAAAGATGATGGTATTTCTAAGCTTTTTAAAATTCATAACTCCTCTTCACTGACCTTACGCATTACCTTCTGTCTATATGAAGGCTACAAAAAACAATCTACGGCGTCTTGCTTCTCATTCAACTCTCATGGAGTTGAATTTCATAGCCATTCCTTGTATCTTGTTTCTTTCGCTCCTCCTATAAACAGAATTTATTGCGTAACATCAGTTTTTCACTGTTTTACCACTTTTAAGATTTTTCCGTCTTCCATTTGTGCAATACGACTGGCATAAGAAAAAATGCGACTATCGTGCGTGACAACAAGAAGCGTACTTTGGTTTTTGTTACACAGCTCTTTTAAAAGAGCCATGATTTCATCGCCTATTTTATGGTCGAGTGCAGAAGTTGGCTCATCGCACAAAATCAATTCAGGTGAATGCACAAGTGCTCTTGCAATGGCGACACGTTGTTGTTGTCCAATAGAAAGTTCTTTTGGAAAAAAATCTAAGCGATCTTTGAGCCCCACTTTTTCCAAAATTTCACAGGCGCGCTCTTTTCCATTTTCCTCAATGATTTGTAAAGGAAGCTGTACATTTTCTAACACGGTGAGCTGAGGCATTAAATTAAATGATTGAAAACAAAACCCAATTTTTTTTGAACGAAATGAACGTTTATTTGTTTGTGACATTGTTTCCATATCCTCATCAAATACAACACATTTGCCATCTGTTTGATCTAAAATGCCAGCAATGACAGAAAGTAGCGTTGTTTTACCACAGCCAGAAGGTCCTACAATCATGTAAATTTCACCTTTTTCTACATGGATATCGACACCTTGCAAGGCCCACACACCTGTGTCTCCATGTCCGAAAAGTTTTTTTATGTCTATACATTCAATTGCTGTCATTTTAACTCCTAAAAACAATGGCAGGTTCGAGTTTGAGGATTTTTTTTACGCAAATAAAGGTAGATCCAATGCAAATAAACATCACAGCTAAAAAAGTGATTAAAAGTAGATGCCATGTGAGTAAAAAGGAGAGCTGTGTGTTTTTAAGCAAAAGCCCAAATAAAGCCGCAAGTCCAACACCAAGGCCATAACCAATCACTCCCATCATCAACGTTTGTAAAAGGATCATGAGCACAATCTTTCGGTTTTGCACGCCCATTGCCATAAAAGTGCCAAAATAGCGTAAGTTATCTTGCACAAAGTTGTAAAAGGTTTGTCCTGCAATAGCAATGCCCACAAGTAAGCCAAGCAATACAGCAAACCCAAAATTGATGGGAATGCCCGTGTATTTGAAGATGTACATCATTGTGACATATTCAAACTGTTTTCCTGTGTAGGCTTGCAAGCCTGTACGTTTGCGAATCGTTTGGCATAATGTTTCTACATCGACGCCTTCTTTGGCTTTTACAAGCACATAAGAGAGCATTTTTCTCTGAGGGGGTGCAAATTGAACAGCTCGCGAAAAGGTAGTGTAGATGATGGGCAAAGAGTTTAAAGTACGAGTAGTTAAACCAATTCCTACAACTTTAGCCCGATGATCATTGATTTCTAACCTAGAACCCACATGGAGGGGGATTTTTTTCCCATCTCTTGTTGAGGCCAGTTTGCCTTCTGCTCCATAGAGATCTACAATCACGCCATCACTTTGCCTCAAATCAATGAGTTTTCCCTTCAACATTTCAGGCGGCGCACCAATGAGTGTCGCATCATCCACTCCAATTACAAAGCTGTTTTGAAAAGATCCATCGGGCAAACGTGCTTGTAACATGCCTTTGTACAAAGGAACCGCCCATTTCACTCCAGGAACACCACGCACTCGAAAGAGTTCCATATCCTGCATGTTGATGACATCGTCAACGTATTGGATTTTTGGGTCCATGACCCAAATATCTGCCTGTCCTGTATCTTGGATAAAACCATAAGTGCGACTCATTAGGCCAAAAAAGATCGAAGATTGTTGCGTGATTAAGAGGGACGCAAACGTCAGACCAATCAAAATTCCTAAATATTTGGCGCGATCTCGAAGGAGCATTTTTAGAGCAAGTCTATACATGGATATTTAATACGGCTGTGCCTTTTAATTTATGGTGTTTTAAATCGTCTAGAGCCTCGTTGGCTTTTTCTAAGGGATATTCTTGCACATGTGTTTGAATGGGGATTTTTTTTGCTAATTTCAAAAATTCTTTTCCATCTTCGCGTGTGTTAGCTTCTACAGAAACAAGTTTTTTTTCATGAAACAATGTGCTGTCATAGTCTAGTTTGGGAATAGGGGTCATGCAAATCCCTGCAATAGCAACGACGCTTCCATTTTTAATGCTTTGCAAAGCTTTTGGGACAATATTTCCCGCAGGCGCAAACACAACTCCTGCATCGACTTTGTTTGGAAACGCTGTGTTATAATCTGTCACAAAATCGGCCCCCATTTCTTTAGCAAGCTGTTGATGAGAGGGTGATTGCGTAGCTACAAACACCTCACATCCCCAATATTTTGCCACTTGGATGGCCAAATGAGCGCTGGATCCAAAACCAAAAATACCTAAAGTTTGTTTGGGTTGAATGCCGCTTTGTTTGAGTGCACGAAATCCAATAATTCCTGCACATAAAAGCGGCGCAATATGCATAGGATCGTCATGTTTTTCGAGCAGATAAGCAAAGGCATCTTGTGCAATGGCATATTCGCTATAACCTCCATTTTTATGGTAGCCTGTATACAAAGACTTAGGGCACAAATTTTCTTGATTTTTTTTACAAAATTCACACACCCCGCACGTATGTCTTAGCCAAGCAATACCCACAAGATCGTCTTGTTTAAACTGGCAGTTTGGGCCTGCTTTTTCTACAATACCTACCACCTGATGTCCTGGAATTAAAGGAAGTTTTTTAGCTTTGAGTTCTCCTTCGATGATATGCAGATCTGTGCGGCACACCCCACATGCAAAGATTTTGACTAAAAGCTCACCATTTTTAGGGGTGGGCTTAGGGACATCTTCTAATTGTAAAGGATGTTTTTCAATTAAGGATGGATGATGCAAAACCATAGCTCTCATAAGAACTATAAATAAAAAATTTTGTTTTACATGTCAATTAAAACCGGTATTATAAATCAGTTGAAACTTGAAAAATGAAGAAAATTAAGCTATAATGAATCCTTCAAATTAATAAGGAGATAATAATGAGTGTAACATTAGTAGAAAAAAATATAGAACTTCCACAAACAAAAGATATTTACGATTGTTTGGCGCATGTTAAAAAATTAGAGGATGTAGATCAAACAACACAAGAGATTGTTTTACAAATCAAACAGGCGATGCACCAGGATCTTTTTTTAAAAGTGGTGTTGAAAAGACTGTTTGAAACTTTAAAAACAGGGCAATTATCCTCAGATCATATGGTGTTTTATGAGGAGATGACCTATTTGGCAAAACAACAAAAGCGTCTTGGGTTTAATCTTAAATCTTTATTTGAAGAATTAGAAAATATGAAATTTGCTAATGGGTATTTCAAAGCGGATTTGTCTTACCAAAAAGAACTATTAAAAAATGCACATTTCAAACCTGCTTTTACAATTCGACGATTAAATAACAGTGAAAAAGAAAAGTTCATTAATGTAATGAAGATTACCCACCTGGCTTTTGAAGGAAGGATTCTTAAGAAAGATGAAACAGATCAAGAAACAAAAGAGATAAAGCCTCATCAAAAAGATACAGTTAATCAGGAGGATAAACAAGAGGCCTTTTTACCTTTAAATCAAACTCTCTATGTTGTAGAAACAGTGGCAAAAGAGATTATCGGGACTATGTTGGTATCTTCAAAGTTAGATTGGAAAAACAAAAAAGTGGATTATTACATTGAAGTTGTTGCAAGAGATCCTAGATTTTCTGGATGTCGTATTGGGCAGAGCCTCATTGAACACTTAATTGTTAAACGGCCTCAAAGTGAACTTTCTTTGACAGTGACAAGTTTTCACAACAAAAGAGCCATTGATGTGTATGAAAGACTTGGGTTTCATTTTGTAAAAGATAATAAAACGGATATGGTGAGAGTGCCGGAGTCAAAAACAATGATTGCTCAAAAACACTAAATTTTGTAAATTGAGCATAATCTTTTTGGGGGGTTTAGCTCATTTGGTAGAGCGTCTGATTTGCATTCAGAAGGTGAGGAGTTCGAATCTCCTAATCTCCATTTAATAGGTGAGTCTGAAGCGCGAAGTCTCACACCCTCGGTTTTTAGCGGTTATAGCTCAGCTGGTTAGAGCGCAACACTGATAATGTTGAGGTCCCAAGTTCAAATCTTGGTAACCGCATTTTTCTTCATGACCGACGTTACGATGGATTATTTCTTTGAATGGCTTCGATGCGTTTTTCGATAGAAGGCTCAAAAAGTTTTTGTTGTTTTGTTTTTAACACTTCGATGCTCTTTTCTATTCCCATCACTTTGGCCGTATCTAGATCTGTTTTATAGGTGATGTCTTTATATTGTGTGTAAGCGTGGTATCCCATCACAGCAAAGGGAAGCAAAGGAATGAATCTAGGTGTGCTTGCAAAGGCGAATATACAGAGAGCGACACAAGCTGTGATGTGAGATAGAGCATAATTTCTTGAATCATTATGTTGAATTAAAGAGACATGTTTCGAAAATTCAAAGGTAAAATGATCAAGATCAGTCACTTTTTTGAAAGGAGCGGCGATGACAGCTGGTCCAAAAGACAGATTGCCGCCTAGCGTTTCGTAATTGTCTGCGTACATGTAAATGATAGGTTTGTTATAGCCAAGCATCAATTTAATATGACGCATTTTTTCTACAAGTTGTTTGGGCAAATCTTCTTG
Proteins encoded:
- the macA gene encoding Macrolide export protein MacA; the protein is MNFKKLRNTIIFILAGCGILLGIFMVYSGAQKLTPADPLYEPQTPPFKTFVAGAGIIEASSRNIEMGTLYSGLVENIYIHVNDKVKKDDPLFRLDDTQLKSELTFELTQIDVLKAQIQKAHIDLKEAQDQLTRAKQLKHTSSLSKEAFETRAFQVKRIESDLVILAKEILQSEKKISDLKTRIDLYTVRAPIDGTILQVNTLKGEYASASSEQSVLIVMGAVDTYHVRVDIDEFDVWRLETDKRAIGYPRGDPFTQIPLTFVRIDPYIIPKVNLTSDVSERVDTRVLQLIYSFEPNHYPIYVGQQLDVDIETSEKYEN
- the adhA gene encoding putative alcohol dehydrogenase AdhA, with product MRAMVLHHPSLIEKHPLQLEDVPKPTPKNGELLVKIFACGVCRTDLHIIEGELKAKKLPLIPGHQVVGIVEKAGPNCQFKQDDLVGIAWLRHTCGVCEFCKKNQENLCPKSLYTGYHKNGGYSEYAIAQDAFAYLLEKHDDPMHIAPLLCAGIIGFRALKQSGIQPKQTLGIFGFGSSAHLAIQVAKYWGCEVFVATQSPSHQQLAKEMGADFVTDYNTAFPNKVDAGVVFAPAGNIVPKALQSIKNGSVVAIAGICMTPIPKLDYDSTLFHEKKLVSVEANTREDGKEFLKLAKKIPIQTHVQEYPLEKANEALDDLKHHKLKGTAVLNIHV
- the ttgI gene encoding Toluene efflux pump outer membrane protein TtgI, which produces MKIRYLWLCLFLSCSAPKITKEDVALQQSWVDYLVESENMHVHFWKTFKDWDLNRLIEMAYLQNFDLQIAKKQVETARFERLIKKSELYPQLDFQGAVSQSRVSPSDPFIPLLTAFNNKVNFFQFGFDAIWQLDFWGKIQDATRAKLYEMKALNYAKNMTQVIVFADLASAYLELRYTQQEKHILCHLIDVVKKITELQKLRFCAGFENELNFLEAQILTTTFEEKLYQVEKEERLLIYQIATLTSKNPNTLLWLLEPKSLPKNLHILPLSFPSTLLKKRPDILEKELLIQAALNNLSAAKKELFPSFSIPLSYGRESDLFPSLYSAKSTFWSYGINLLAPLFHGGKIKANIKANNQRYLQAVLEYKKTIQDATREVEDHLITFTKEKEKLFSVEKALLFQQKKFALYQDRFDTGLENGLNTFTAMQKTYETQIQKLQIEKAITQEVIALYKAFGGGWEVPPTQLAP
- the bceA gene encoding Bacitracin export ATP-binding protein BceA, giving the protein MTAIECIDIKKLFGHGDTGVWALQGVDIHVEKGEIYMIVGPSGCGKTTLLSVIAGILDQTDGKCVVFDEDMETMSQTNKRSFRSKKIGFCFQSFNLMPQLTVLENVQLPLQIIEENGKERACEILEKVGLKDRLDFFPKELSIGQQQRVAIARALVHSPELILCDEPTSALDHKIGDEIMALLKELCNKNQSTLLVVTHDSRIFSYASRIAQMEDGKILKVVKQ